Proteins from a single region of Mucilaginibacter daejeonensis:
- the rpsC gene encoding 30S ribosomal protein S3 → MGQKAHPIGNRLGIIRGWDSNWFGGNNYSDKLVEDEKIRKYLSVRIAKGGVSKVVIERTLKRITVTIHTARPGIVIGKGGQEVDKIKEELKKLTKKDVQINIFEIKRPELDAQLVAEGIAKQLEARISFRRAMKTTIASTMRMGAEGIKVMTSGRLGGAEMARTEQYKEGRIPLHTFRADIDYALAEALTTYGKIGVKVWICKGEVYGKRDLSPNIGSTSSASGRGGRPEGGAGFGNERGGDRRGGNDRRGGGDRRGGNNQRGGGQNRQGGNRPGGNR, encoded by the coding sequence ATGGGACAAAAAGCACATCCAATAGGTAACCGTTTAGGGATCATCCGTGGTTGGGATTCTAACTGGTTCGGTGGCAACAACTACTCCGATAAATTAGTTGAGGACGAAAAGATCCGCAAATACTTATCAGTGCGTATCGCTAAAGGCGGCGTATCTAAAGTAGTTATCGAGCGCACCTTAAAACGCATCACTGTAACTATCCATACTGCCCGTCCGGGTATCGTTATCGGTAAAGGCGGTCAGGAAGTTGATAAGATCAAAGAAGAGTTAAAGAAACTGACCAAGAAAGACGTACAGATCAACATTTTTGAGATCAAACGTCCTGAACTTGATGCTCAGTTAGTAGCTGAAGGCATAGCTAAGCAATTAGAGGCCCGTATCTCTTTCCGTCGTGCAATGAAGACCACTATCGCCTCTACCATGCGTATGGGTGCTGAGGGTATCAAAGTAATGACCTCTGGCCGTTTAGGTGGTGCCGAGATGGCACGTACCGAGCAGTACAAAGAAGGAAGAATCCCTCTGCATACTTTCCGTGCTGATATTGATTACGCTTTGGCTGAAGCATTAACTACCTATGGTAAAATAGGTGTTAAGGTTTGGATCTGCAAAGGCGAGGTTTACGGTAAACGTGATCTTTCACCTAACATCGGATCAACCAGCAGCGCAAGTGGCCGCGGTGGCCGCCCAGAGGGTGGTGCCGGTTTCGGTAACGAGCGTGGTGGTGACCGCAGAGGCGGCAATGACCGCAGAGGTGGTGGCGACCGCAGAGGTGGTAACAACCAACGCGGTGGTGGCCAGAACCGTCAGGGTGGTAACCGCCCAGGTGGTAACAGATAA
- the rplB gene encoding 50S ribosomal protein L2, with amino-acid sequence MAVKRFKPVTPGTRFRVGADYSDVTTNVPEKSLVVAHKKSGGRNNSGKMTMRYLGGGHKKSYRLIDFKRNKFDIPATVATIEYDPNRSARIALLVYADGEKRYMLAPEGLTVGQIVLSGAGSPPEVGNTLPLKNIPLGSIIYNIELNPGQGGIIARSAGTYAQLSARDGKYAIIKLPSGETRMILATCLATIGTASNSEKANEVLGKAGRKRWLGRRPRVRGVAMNPVDHPMGGGEGRSSGGHPRSRKGLLAKGYKTRDKKKTSDRYIIERRKK; translated from the coding sequence ATGGCAGTTAAAAGATTTAAACCGGTAACCCCGGGTACCCGTTTCAGGGTAGGTGCTGATTACTCTGACGTTACAACTAACGTTCCTGAAAAATCATTAGTAGTAGCGCATAAAAAGTCAGGTGGCCGTAATAACAGTGGTAAAATGACCATGCGTTATTTAGGTGGCGGTCACAAAAAGTCATACCGTTTGATCGATTTCAAACGCAACAAGTTCGATATCCCTGCTACTGTAGCAACTATCGAGTATGACCCGAACCGCTCGGCCCGTATCGCTCTCTTGGTATATGCTGATGGTGAAAAAAGGTATATGCTGGCTCCAGAAGGTTTGACCGTAGGTCAGATCGTTCTATCAGGTGCTGGTTCGCCTCCAGAGGTAGGTAACACTTTACCTTTGAAGAACATCCCATTAGGTTCTATCATCTATAACATCGAACTTAACCCAGGTCAGGGCGGTATCATCGCTCGTTCGGCCGGTACATACGCTCAACTATCGGCTCGTGATGGCAAATACGCTATCATCAAATTGCCTTCAGGCGAGACCCGTATGATCCTGGCTACCTGCTTAGCTACCATCGGTACCGCTTCTAACTCTGAGAAAGCGAACGAAGTATTAGGTAAAGCTGGTCGCAAACGTTGGTTAGGTCGTCGTCCACGCGTTCGTGGTGTAGCAATGAACCCTGTCGATCACCCTATGGGTGGTGGTGAAGGCCGTTCATCTGGTGGTCACCCACGTTCACGTAAAGGCTTGTTGGCTAAAGGCTACAAGACTCGCGACAAGAAGAAAACATCTGATCGTTATATCATAGAAAGAAGGAAGAAATAA
- the rpsS gene encoding 30S ribosomal protein S19, giving the protein MARSIKKGPYIDHNLDKKVQVLNDSNKKSVVKTWSRRSMISPDFVGHTFAVHNGNKFIPVYVTENMVGHKLGEFAPTRTFRGHAEKKK; this is encoded by the coding sequence ATGGCACGTTCGATTAAAAAAGGCCCTTATATTGATCATAACCTGGACAAAAAGGTACAGGTGTTAAATGACTCAAATAAGAAATCAGTTGTAAAAACATGGTCACGCCGTTCCATGATCTCTCCTGATTTCGTTGGTCATACATTCGCAGTACACAACGGTAATAAATTTATCCCTGTGTACGTAACAGAGAACATGGTAGGTCACAAGCTGGGAGAGTTCGCACCTACCCGTACATTCCGCGGTCACGCAGAGAAGAAAAAATAA
- the rplD gene encoding 50S ribosomal protein L4 produces MEINVLNVSGKETGAKVQLSDAVFAIEPNDHAIYLDVKQFLANQRQGTHKAKQRNEIAGSTRKLHKQKGTGGARAGSIKSPLFNGGGRVFGPQPRDYSFKLNKKLKQLARKSALTYKAQENSIVVLEDFNFDSVKTKNYVQLVADLNISNEKTLLVLPAANNNIYLSSRNLKKAKVITADQLNTYDVLNAGKLLLTAGSVKTLEEAFAK; encoded by the coding sequence ATGGAGATCAACGTATTAAATGTATCAGGAAAAGAAACAGGTGCCAAGGTGCAACTGTCTGATGCCGTTTTCGCTATCGAACCTAACGATCATGCTATTTATCTTGACGTTAAGCAGTTCTTAGCTAACCAACGTCAAGGTACGCACAAAGCAAAGCAGCGTAACGAAATTGCTGGCTCGACCCGCAAATTACATAAACAAAAAGGTACAGGTGGCGCCCGTGCGGGTAGCATCAAATCGCCTTTGTTCAACGGTGGTGGCCGTGTATTCGGTCCGCAGCCGCGCGATTATAGCTTCAAGCTGAACAAAAAGCTTAAGCAACTGGCTCGTAAATCGGCCCTTACCTACAAAGCTCAGGAGAACAGCATCGTAGTTTTAGAAGACTTCAACTTCGATTCTGTAAAGACCAAAAATTACGTACAACTGGTAGCTGATCTTAACATCAGCAACGAGAAGACCTTATTGGTACTGCCTGCTGCTAACAACAATATCTATTTATCAAGCAGAAACCTGAAAAAAGCCAAGGTCATTACTGCCGACCAATTGAACACTTATGACGTGTTGAACGCCGGTAAACTGTTACTTACTGCAGGTTCTGTTAAAACTCTGGAGGAAGCATTCGCTAAGTAA
- the rplV gene encoding 50S ribosomal protein L22, giving the protein MEATTKIKKSVLIRQRKEQEKAQQGGASVAKLQNCPTSPRKMRLVVDLIRGESVVKALSILKFTNKEAAIRVEKLLLSAINNWQAKNEGKSIDESALYVKEVSVGGGRQLKRLRPAPQGRGYRIRKRSNHVTLIVDSKTEIN; this is encoded by the coding sequence ATGGAAGCAACAACAAAAATCAAAAAGTCTGTACTGATCAGACAACGCAAAGAGCAAGAGAAAGCTCAGCAAGGAGGAGCTTCTGTTGCCAAGTTACAGAACTGCCCTACCTCACCACGCAAAATGCGTTTGGTAGTGGATCTGATCCGTGGCGAAAGTGTAGTTAAAGCACTTAGCATCCTGAAGTTCACTAACAAAGAAGCGGCTATCCGTGTAGAAAAGTTACTGCTGTCGGCCATCAACAACTGGCAAGCAAAGAACGAAGGTAAGAGCATTGACGAGAGCGCTTTATATGTAAAAGAAGTTTCAGTGGGTGGTGGTCGTCAGTTGAAAAGACTGCGTCCGGCTCCTCAGGGCCGCGGATACCGTATCCGTAAACGCTCTAACCACGTTACTTTAATTGTGGATAGTAAAACCGAGATCAACTAA
- the rplC gene encoding 50S ribosomal protein L3 yields MSGIIGKKVGMTSIFDEAGKNIPCTVIEAGPCVVTHVKSVDTDGYAAVQLAYDEKKEKNTSAPLKGHFQKAGTTPKRKLVEFKTFEDEKSLGDTVTVDIFAAGDFVDVVGTSKGKGFQGVVKRHGFGGVGMQTHGQHNRLRAPGSLGASSWPSRVFKGMRMAGQTGNVRVKVQNLEVVKVFAEQNLLVVKGSIPGAKGSFVIVDK; encoded by the coding sequence ATGTCAGGAATTATTGGTAAAAAAGTAGGAATGACCAGCATTTTCGACGAAGCAGGCAAGAATATCCCTTGTACTGTGATCGAAGCTGGCCCTTGCGTGGTTACTCACGTTAAGTCTGTTGATACAGACGGTTATGCAGCTGTTCAGCTTGCATATGACGAGAAGAAAGAAAAAAACACCTCTGCTCCCCTAAAAGGCCATTTCCAGAAAGCCGGCACTACGCCAAAACGTAAGCTGGTTGAATTCAAGACCTTCGAAGATGAAAAATCATTAGGTGACACTGTTACCGTTGATATTTTCGCCGCCGGAGATTTTGTGGATGTGGTTGGTACCTCAAAAGGTAAGGGTTTTCAGGGTGTTGTAAAGCGTCATGGTTTTGGCGGTGTGGGTATGCAAACCCACGGTCAGCACAACCGTTTACGCGCTCCAGGTTCACTCGGTGCTTCATCATGGCCTTCACGCGTATTTAAAGGTATGCGCATGGCTGGTCAAACCGGTAACGTACGTGTTAAAGTGCAGAACCTTGAAGTAGTTAAAGTATTCGCTGAGCAAAACTTGCTGGTTGTTAAAGGTTCCATCCCAGGAGCTAAGGGTTCATTCGTAATTGTGGATAAATAA
- a CDS encoding prephenate dehydrogenase: MNIGIIGLGDMGRVYAKAFVKAGHRVSGCDLPQNRESLEADLSPLGIKIMDDSRQVARISDLLIYSVEAEHMEQVVAESCGSIKYGAIVAGQTSVKHPEIAIFNRYLPADTQIVTFHAMHGGGFEPAGQKLILIRYRSDDEAYQRMLDLFTLIGSDIVELNDYHEHDQIVADTQAVTHVGFESMGTAWAASGLFPWENASYLGGIDNVKILITLRIFSYKAHVYGGLAILNPYARQQVKRYAQSESELFKLMIKEDEQSFRERLFKARDFVFHESRTPIMLNDAVMDEFTFHGNTSERKPNSHLSILSMVDAWYHLGVNPYDNLIGQTPPFRLRLGIAEYLFKNDDLLEESIQTALYDRSIRGDDLEFHSAVREWSSIINYGDMEGYKKHFDHVRSFFADRLEEGQKHSADMIRKLMKK, encoded by the coding sequence ATGAATATCGGGATCATTGGTTTGGGCGACATGGGCAGGGTATATGCTAAGGCATTCGTCAAGGCTGGCCATAGGGTATCCGGGTGCGATCTTCCCCAAAATAGGGAGTCGCTGGAAGCCGACCTGTCGCCGCTCGGTATCAAGATCATGGATGACAGCCGTCAAGTGGCACGCATCAGTGACCTGCTGATCTACTCGGTCGAGGCCGAACACATGGAACAGGTAGTAGCCGAAAGCTGCGGCTCCATCAAGTACGGCGCTATAGTGGCAGGACAGACCTCCGTTAAGCATCCTGAGATCGCCATCTTTAACCGGTACCTGCCGGCCGATACCCAGATCGTGACCTTTCATGCCATGCATGGTGGAGGCTTTGAGCCGGCTGGTCAAAAGCTGATACTCATTCGCTATCGGTCCGATGACGAAGCTTACCAGCGCATGTTGGATCTATTCACTCTCATCGGGTCTGACATTGTTGAGCTGAACGATTACCACGAGCACGATCAGATCGTGGCCGACACGCAGGCCGTGACCCACGTAGGTTTCGAAAGTATGGGTACCGCTTGGGCTGCTTCAGGTCTTTTCCCATGGGAGAATGCCTCATACCTTGGCGGTATCGATAACGTGAAGATACTCATCACGCTGCGCATTTTTAGTTACAAAGCACACGTTTACGGTGGTTTAGCCATACTCAACCCTTACGCACGCCAACAGGTGAAGCGTTATGCCCAGTCAGAGTCTGAACTGTTCAAATTGATGATCAAGGAGGATGAACAAAGCTTTAGAGAGCGCTTATTCAAAGCGCGCGACTTTGTATTTCACGAGAGCCGCACACCCATCATGCTTAACGATGCAGTAATGGATGAGTTCACTTTTCATGGCAACACCAGCGAACGTAAACCCAACTCGCACCTCAGCATATTGAGTATGGTAGATGCCTGGTATCATTTAGGTGTGAATCCTTACGATAACCTTATCGGCCAAACACCACCTTTCCGTTTAAGATTAGGCATTGCCGAATACCTGTTCAAGAACGATGATCTGTTAGAGGAATCCATACAGACCGCGCTATATGACCGTTCTATCCGTGGCGACGACCTCGAATTCCATTCAGCGGTACGCGAGTGGTCGTCCATCATCAACTACGGCGACATGGAAGGTTACAAAAAGCACTTCGACCACGTTCGCTCCTTCTTCGCCGACCGGTTGGAAGAAGGCCAAAAGCACAGCGCAGATATGATCAGGAAGCTAATGAAGAAATAG
- a CDS encoding ABC transporter permease, with translation MLKNYIKIAWRNLLKNKVYSFINILGLALGMAVAILIGLWMWDELSFDTYHDNYDTIAQVKVTQVFSGHNTTHEAVALPLAQELRTKYPNDIKRLALSSWNETMTIKAGDQSVSTTGVWAQPDLAQMLTIKMVNGSLGAVNDPSSVLIARSLARSLFGNADPLNKTIKLNNKTDVKVAGVYEDLPQNTTFHDIKIFCAWERFAQIENWVRDSAEQWDNHSFRLFAQVNDGADISHINAKIKEIATPHKVSGDDKIQLHPMSQWHLYDQFTDGRVSGGRIKFVWLFGIIGVFVLLLACINFMNLSTARSEKRAKEVGIRRSIGSLRVQIIAQFLSESMVMVSLAFLLSVIMVLIFLPVFNTISDKQIQLPWLNPVFWIAALVFTIITGLLSGSYPALYLSAFDPVKVLKGTFKAGRFSALPRKVLVVIQFTVSITLIIGTIIVYKQIQYAKNRPVGYDREGLISVEINTPELAGHYDALRGDLVRTGVVQEMAESSSRSTSISSSQIGFDWKGKEPGSIPVFGTIAVTHDYGKTIGWSMRSGRDFSRDFATDSSGIILNTSAVKTMGFKQPLGQVVVYNGKPLTVVGVVNDMIMESPYLPTQPSVFMLNYNWANIILVKLKPGVPVRSALDLVEAVFKRFNPEAPFIYDFTDSMYAQKFRTEERIGDLATLFAVLAILISSLGLFGLASFVAEQRTKEIGVRKVLGASVYNLWSMLSKDFVILVLIACAIAVPFAWYFLDQWLQAYEYRTSISWWIFAVSGIGALVITLLTVSFQAIKAALTNPVKSLRTE, from the coding sequence ATGCTCAAGAACTACATCAAGATCGCCTGGCGTAATCTGCTTAAAAATAAAGTATACTCGTTCATCAACATATTAGGGCTAGCCCTTGGCATGGCCGTGGCCATACTCATCGGCTTATGGATGTGGGATGAGCTCAGCTTCGACACCTATCATGATAACTATGATACCATTGCGCAGGTAAAGGTAACACAGGTGTTCAGCGGGCATAACACCACGCATGAGGCGGTTGCCTTGCCGCTGGCACAGGAACTGCGCACCAAGTATCCTAATGATATAAAAAGGCTAGCGCTAAGCTCATGGAACGAGACCATGACCATAAAGGCGGGCGATCAGAGCGTAAGTACCACAGGAGTATGGGCGCAGCCCGATCTGGCGCAAATGCTGACCATCAAAATGGTGAATGGCAGCCTCGGTGCTGTTAATGACCCTTCTTCGGTATTGATCGCCCGGTCACTAGCGCGGTCGCTATTTGGCAACGCCGATCCGCTTAACAAGACCATCAAGCTCAACAATAAAACAGACGTCAAGGTAGCAGGCGTGTATGAGGACCTTCCCCAGAATACCACCTTCCACGACATCAAGATCTTTTGTGCCTGGGAACGCTTTGCGCAGATCGAGAATTGGGTGCGCGACTCGGCCGAGCAGTGGGACAACCATAGCTTCCGTTTATTTGCCCAGGTGAACGACGGTGCCGACATCAGCCACATCAACGCCAAGATCAAAGAGATAGCCACCCCGCATAAGGTATCGGGCGATGACAAGATACAGTTGCACCCGATGTCGCAGTGGCATCTGTATGATCAGTTCACTGATGGTAGGGTAAGTGGTGGACGTATCAAGTTCGTGTGGTTATTCGGGATTATCGGTGTGTTCGTACTGCTGCTGGCCTGTATCAACTTTATGAATCTGAGCACGGCAAGATCCGAAAAACGCGCTAAGGAAGTAGGTATCCGGAGGTCTATCGGTTCGTTAAGGGTACAGATCATCGCGCAGTTCTTAAGCGAGTCAATGGTCATGGTCAGTTTGGCTTTTCTACTATCAGTCATCATGGTGTTAATATTCCTTCCGGTATTTAACACCATATCTGATAAGCAAATTCAATTGCCTTGGCTCAACCCAGTGTTCTGGATAGCGGCACTCGTCTTCACGATCATCACCGGTCTGCTGTCGGGCAGTTATCCTGCGCTCTATCTCTCGGCCTTTGATCCGGTGAAAGTATTAAAAGGCACGTTCAAAGCCGGCCGGTTTTCGGCTCTACCACGCAAGGTGTTGGTGGTAATTCAATTTACGGTATCCATCACGCTGATCATCGGTACCATCATTGTATACAAGCAGATCCAATATGCCAAGAACAGGCCAGTGGGTTATGACCGCGAAGGCCTGATCAGTGTCGAGATCAACACCCCCGAATTGGCAGGTCATTACGATGCCTTACGCGGTGACCTGGTGCGCACCGGTGTGGTTCAGGAAATGGCCGAGTCGTCAAGCCGGTCGACCAGTATCAGTAGCAGCCAGATCGGTTTTGATTGGAAAGGGAAGGAGCCTGGCTCAATACCGGTATTCGGCACCATCGCCGTCACGCATGATTATGGCAAGACCATCGGCTGGTCAATGAGGTCGGGGCGCGATTTTTCCCGCGACTTTGCGACCGATTCCTCCGGCATTATCCTGAATACGTCCGCAGTTAAAACGATGGGATTTAAACAACCGTTGGGGCAAGTGGTGGTGTATAACGGTAAGCCACTTACTGTGGTAGGTGTAGTAAATGATATGATCATGGAGTCGCCTTACCTGCCAACCCAGCCAAGCGTATTCATGTTAAACTATAACTGGGCCAATATCATTTTGGTTAAATTGAAGCCTGGCGTTCCGGTGCGTTCGGCACTTGATCTGGTAGAGGCCGTATTTAAGAGATTTAATCCTGAGGCACCTTTTATATATGATTTTACCGATAGTATGTATGCTCAAAAGTTTCGGACCGAGGAGCGCATAGGCGACCTGGCCACGCTGTTCGCTGTGTTGGCCATACTAATATCATCTTTAGGATTGTTCGGGCTGGCCTCATTCGTTGCCGAGCAGCGCACCAAAGAGATCGGTGTACGTAAGGTGTTAGGGGCATCGGTATATAACCTTTGGAGTATGCTGTCCAAAGACTTTGTGATACTGGTGCTGATCGCTTGCGCTATAGCCGTACCATTCGCCTGGTACTTCCTTGATCAGTGGTTGCAAGCTTATGAGTACAGGACCAGCATCTCATGGTGGATATTTGCGGTGTCAGGTATAGGGGCGTTGGTGATCACCTTGCTGACCGTGAGCTTTCAGGCCATTAAAGCAGCGCTGACCAACCCGGTAAAAAGTTTACGTACTGAATAA
- the rpsJ gene encoding 30S ribosomal protein S10, with product MSQRIRIKLKSYDYNLVDKSAEKIVKTVKPTGAVVSGPLPLPTEKKVFTVLRSPHVNKKAREQFQLCSYKRLLDIYSSNSKTVDALMKLELPSGVEVEIKV from the coding sequence ATGAGCCAAAGAATTAGGATCAAACTGAAATCTTACGATTACAACCTGGTTGACAAGTCAGCCGAGAAAATCGTAAAAACTGTAAAGCCTACTGGTGCCGTAGTAAGCGGACCACTGCCTTTACCAACTGAAAAGAAAGTATTCACTGTATTGCGTTCACCACACGTAAACAAGAAAGCTCGTGAGCAGTTCCAACTGTGCAGCTACAAACGTTTACTGGACATCTACAGCTCTAACTCTAAAACAGTTGACGCACTGATGAAACTTGAATTGCCAAGCGGCGTTGAAGTTGAGATCAAAGTGTGA
- the rplW gene encoding 50S ribosomal protein L23, producing MEILKKPLLTEKVSLLTEKLNRYAFKVDPKANKIQIKAAVEAMFGVTVTAVNTMKYAGKLKSRYTKAGTVTGRPAAYKKAIITLKDGETIDFYSTI from the coding sequence ATGGAAATACTTAAAAAACCACTACTTACCGAGAAAGTATCTCTGTTGACCGAGAAACTTAACCGTTATGCTTTTAAAGTTGACCCTAAGGCGAATAAGATCCAAATTAAGGCAGCAGTTGAAGCAATGTTCGGTGTAACTGTAACAGCAGTTAACACTATGAAATATGCCGGCAAATTGAAGAGCCGCTACACTAAAGCAGGTACAGTGACCGGTAGGCCAGCTGCTTACAAGAAAGCGATCATCACTTTAAAGGATGGTGAAACAATAGATTTTTATAGCACTATATAA